Within the Periophthalmus magnuspinnatus isolate fPerMag1 chromosome 7, fPerMag1.2.pri, whole genome shotgun sequence genome, the region AGATTCCAGGCAAACTGTGGGGGTGTCTGTCGGGTCTCGGGTCAAACATGAAGCCTGTTTGGCCAAAACTGACACCACTCCTCCATGCTCATCTGACAGTGAACCACGGCCTGGAGATGAGGCAGAGCACAGAAGTAACAGTTAAATATTTGGCAAATGTATTGTTATAAGTGCACTATATatcttatatatgtttttgttggagggtccaccacctgcttgcccCAAGGAGCTGCCTGGAATGTTGAACAGAACACTTTCACATCCATTTGGATTTCCTcaatttaaaataacttaaaaagcaTGCATGAGTGGCTTGGTCTGTTGGCGTCACTTGCTTGCCGCCACGGATATATAGGTGCACATTTTAATagtgtactgtggaacattacaggtaaaaaaaaaatagcatctCCTCTGACACAAACGGCACCCCACAAAAAATTACCTTTTCACCATAGTCTATCATAATTCAAGATTTATGGGGAAAATAGAACAGAAACcgcctaaataaaaaaaaaaaaaaaaaaaagactgatggTAGTTGGTGCTTATTGGCTGTACAAATATTTCTGATTGGCATAGGGTGGAGCCAATTACACCTACAGATGCAGCAGGGTCTGGAAAATAGAGCGAGGTAGACTCAATTAGGCCAAATAGAGTTATGGTGTAAGgttgacaaaatgtaaaacttatTTTAAACTGTCCAGTGGTACATTACACCTGTTACCCTTCAAAGAATACAATGTCAGAGAATTTGCTGGCTCATGCAATTACAAAAATCAAGGGAGAGTGGATATTATGTGTGtattaaaatgtgctaaaagaCCACATTTTCTAGTTAATAAACGTTAATACTAAAGGAAAATTTATATAACtctgaaaacattttaaattgacaaAGTACGGGGACTGAAATGCGCGTTGATAGTAAATGTTGATAGTTAAATTAAAAGCAACCTGGCTCAATGGATTATATGGATATAACATAATCccatacaataaaataaataataaaatcttaCACCCCAGATTATGGCCTTGTTGGTCCGTACAGAGCACTCCGACCACAGAGGGGTTTTTCATCCTGTAACGTAAACAGATGAGGAACACATTTAGTGAATTTAATATACGAAAAAAATGTGCACAGCCACTGATATACTTTTAAATCAACTTACGTATCATCCAAGTGCTGTTCGAGTGTCCATTCCATGGTTAAACTGGAAGgaaaagtatttttgttgtgtaatgtattttgttttgatccGCTTCCCCTTTACTTCCGGTTAGAGTCAGCTGACTGTCATGTGATCTACGGAGTCCGTGAAGAAGAAAACGcgaacgttttttttttaatcgatttctcccccccccccccccaccgtCTCCCACGCATTTCCGTTTGGATCATTTTGTCAAGGTATGAGACATGGTGAGTGTGAAATAGGTCAGATGGCGAACAAACAATAGGCCTATATAATACTCCAATTCAGCAAATATAATTGGTGACTAAAGTGCCATGACTATATATGATAATAAAAAGTAGCCAATAGACACATTCATTTGTTTAGTCTTGAGAAATCTAGTTTTATAGTGTGTGCTGCTAAAATTGATACATAAGAACACCTCTTCACATCCTAGTACATCATTCACTTTCACGTGTCACTTTCTGATTTAATTATTTAGTGctgcataaatacaaaatgagaTTACAGAAGCAATTTTTTCCCATGAATATACTGCTAATGATCCAGTGCCAGAGCACACAAGGTCACAGTGAAATGAAACAAGATACTTCCTATAGTTTCTCAttatacattttgattttataaactttttttttttttatcatcagtCTAGTTTATTAAGTTCTATTGTTAAGGCCTACTCTCTTGACTTCTTTATTCACTGTAGTTATTTGTAGAAATATTAAGTGCCTATTTGTTACAAAACACCAGCTGATTATGTTTTATCATAACTTATAAATTATTTATCAACTGGTATTTAGGCAgaattttgtcatatttattttatttatatatttttagtataGTAAGGGCTTAGTATAGCCTTTTGTGGATGCTTTTAATTAATATCAAAGTTGTGTGCAGGCTTCTCTTCCTGTTGGATGGTCCTAAAGCAGATGCTGACAGGGCAGAATTGAAGGGGTGTAATTATGGGCCCAGGCGTCACAGAGATCCATCACCTGCACACTAGCGTACAGCCCGCTGACTGGCCCATGAGGTACActgcactctctcctctctctctcatatttCTCCCTCAAACCTTAAATCACAGCCGGGCTATGGGTGCTGACAGACCCCTTCTTGTCACTGTTTCCCAACATGCACGAAGGCAAACACCCAGCTGCACGTGTTTCTCTAAAGGATGTGTCCCGTTCAAACAAATGACCAAatactgtttgagagaaaacctGGCATATATTAAGTGGCAAAATTTACTGCAGATGGCTTTGAAAATGACAACAAATATAGAGGAAGTGTGAGCCAGATGTAGTCATCGCTCAGACTCTGTCCATGTTCTGCACTGTAgcccattttttatttttattgagcaGAACAACAAAGTTTAAACTTTCCAATGACGTACTGTGCagtactgtattttattatttaaatgcgCAATGTGGGTCAGGGCAGCTTGATTCCTTTTTCTGTAAAATAGATGCTAATTAATAAGTTTTTCCACATCATTTACTGCATGTAAGTATACAAATCTGGTCCCTTGTGTTCCAGTATTTCTAAGTATTAAATCTGTCCTGTCAACCACAGCACAGAGCTGTTCACCTCCACATCATGGACATCTCTTTAGCTCCAATTTTATGCAGGAACATGTCTTTGTGAATTGGAGGCAATGTATTAAGGCAATTTAATGCGTAAATAAAGTTTATAAAGTACTGTCAACCTTTTTATTTGGCTGGCTGGAAGAAATGTAAAGGTTAAAAACTATGCTGAATATACTGATCTAAACTTcaagtaattacatttaagcAAGTACAATAATTGAGATTAGCTCTTTTGACTTTATGTGCTCTTCAGTATATTTTTATCTAACCTTAGGTTGCCACAcaattcacaattttttttatttatttaaaaaaattctaCATTCTGTTCGATGGTTTAACCTTTCTGAGGCCAATTTGTTCTACTGGTTATAGAATAGAAATGAGCTATCACGATTAAATTTATAAACCTATAAAATTATTGTCTTGTCACTAACTAACCTGGCTGAAGCTGACGCAAGTTTGTGACGACTGAGGTCCTGCAATCGTCATCATGTGAAGGGAGCTTGCATTGAGTCTTCCcaggagatagagaggggcGTGGGAAGATGGGGGAGCGAGGTgtgggggggaggggggtcGAGGTGGATAAAGGCAGGGGAGGGGTGTGTGTCTGCCCCTTTAGTTTTGGAGAGGCGCATGACACAGACTGGATCTGATCTGAGCAGTACCAGTCCAGTTCTCCTCCTGTTGCTGCAATGGGCTTCAGGGCCATGCTGCTGTCCGTGCTCCTGCTGTCCCTCCACTTGTCCAGGGCGGCTGTCATCACAGGGGTGAGTCCAGACCCACCTGGGTCACATGCATGTTCTGTGTCCTCACTATAAAATAGAAGACTAACATGCACCTTAAAAGTCATTGTTAAGGTGTTAAAGAAGAGAAAAATACTGTTCAGTAGTtcaaaccaaataaaataacaatcaaaaaacaaaagttacacCTGTGTGGGATGCTGCAGTCAGCTTTGAAATCTAACAGTATCACTGCAAACTGGCCACCACTTTAGATTAGCACATGCACAGATTTAACCAGCATTAGTAATCAGAGTGTTGAATATTGATTATTCTGTTGAATTTAACAGAAAATGTGTAGCATTTTGAATTGCATAACATGCGGTCAAACTCATTAAAACATTTATGCATTTGATGATAACAGTTATAGATAGTTATAATCAGTCATTTCTTACAGCTCTATTAATTAGGTGTGTTACCTCTGATGAACGTTGTAATTCTGGAGTAATAGAGCTGCCAATGGCCATATTCTCTGAAGTTTCTGCAGCAGAATCAGTTGTATATGGTAACTGTAGCATAGAAGAAGCATTGGCATCATCATTTGTAAGTGATCTGAATAGTTCAGGTCAATATAACTGCTGATTATTTCTAATTGGATAATAAATGATTGATGACAGAGCCCACATCCTCCTCCACTTCAGGGACTCTAGAGGAAATTATGCCATGGCCCGGACTGATCGTCATTACTAATTAGATTACAGAAATGATGGGCAGCAGATCACAAGTGTATGTTCATAAGTGCCATTATCTCATTATGTTTAAATGATGTGTATTTCAGGCATGTGAGCGGGACCTCCAGTGCGGGCTGGGTCTGTGCTGTGCCGTGAGTCTGTGGCTGAGGGGGCTCAGGATGTGTGTCCCGAGAGGAGTGGAGGGTGACGAGTGCCACCCCTTCAGCCACAAGGTAAAGACTGTACTATCTGTACTATctagttttggttcagtttgaGTTTTGATATGCTTTATGCTAAGGCTGTGCAGGGGATGTCATAATGTCATTCTCATAATCTTTGGAGTTAACCCTGCTAGGACGAGGGCACTGTTACATCTTACATTTTTAGTCTTTAAATTTTTAGTTCTATGTCCCAAAACAAGCAGTCTTGCTGGCAGGGTTCCACTAAAGCTTTCGTAAACTTGCTGATAACTGCAGAGGCTATTGATCGTCAGAGGGCAATCAGGGCTATGAATCAGGACTAACACCACATCCGTCTCTCAAATGTGTCGTTAAAAGAGCTGCTTTCTTACAGCTGCCCCTCAGCCTGTTAGCGCACTTGATGAACGGGTTTAAGCTGCCAGATTACACCTCCTCTTATATTGGGTTTCTGCATTTCAGGTGCCCTATCATGGAAAACGACTGCACCACACCTGCCCCTGCCTCCCTCACCTGGTCTGTACAAGATATGCCGACAACAAATACAAATGCACCGAGGACTTCAAAAACCTAGACTTTTGAGAAAAGCTTCATGGAATCTCCTGAGGAAACCGTCTCACTGACAACATGCCTCTATGCACTAAAGTCTACTGTATCAAAGAGCAAAAGTGCCACACATTCAGACTAGACactttatttttctgtaaaataaacatgtatacCTATAGCAAAAGAAAGATATTACATCTGTTAACCGGACAAAACGTAGGAGTTAAAACGCATTTtatccaattgacagatttaatatttttcttttgctatggatcagacctgaacgactgagggattacacagatgtataCCTACGATATTCTTTTCACAATCATTTAATTTATTGAAAGAAGTGTACACATTATATTACagtaaaacattaataaaattgTGTTatgtgtggattttttttttgtgattacaTAAGAAAGATCATATGCATGTCCTTTCACCTTCAAAGTAAGTTATCTAAACCACGTGTCTAATTTTACCTAGAATATTATCAGCGTCGTTTCTTGTGAGGGACCAACATGAACAGCTATGACTGTAAATAATTTCTTGTTGCAAATTTGATAATCAAGTTATTTAGTCCTTTTCTTACAAGAGACAGTGCAAGCAGCGGATCTGgataaatattttatgtaattataAGAATAacaattttcaatattaaaagtCTGATCAAGGAATAACTGGGAACGCATGGGCACTGACTGATGGGACTGAGCTTAGGAGATATTTTTCTTTaccaatatatgaaaaaaatgtatttatttattcaatgtttaacCAGGTGGGTCAATTGAGAACAACTTCTCATTTACAATGATGACCTGGATAGGcagcaacaataaaacacataaaacacaaacgcaattcacaaatcaaagaataaaacattaaaaggggAAGGTAAAATAGtggttaaaaacatgtgcaatgatcttttaaaattaaacaaattgagcttttaaaaacagagagagaaacaaaagaaCCAAGTTTTAAATCCTGCTGTAGATAGTTCCAGTCACTTGCTGAAAATCACCCAATATCAATGACATTGAAATAACCACCCATGTTTTGTTCATCACAATAAAACCTATACTTGTGTTGTGTAAGATTCCTCTCAGGTTCCAAATTTCCACAGCCAATCAAACAAAAGCTCTCAGTAAGGTCGACACACTGTAAATAACTTATCTCAAGGTTTGTTACACCTACAGTTAATGTGTGTATTTCCACTAACAATGTGACTTGTTTAACTGGTTGTGATAAGATGTAGATAAGAGCTTATGTTTCATTATGACACCCATACATTCACTAATTTTAATCTCAGGCTGATTTCATATCAAAGGGGAAGGAGACCGCAGTGTAAATAGAAccttggtgtgtcttggtgtaTAAGGGGCGAAAGCAGTGGGAGAAACTTCACTCTTCTGAGTCCAACACTGAAGTCGCCCAACGCAATGAAGTGCCTAGTGATTGTGCTCCTGGCCCTCGTGACTCTGTCCGAATGCCTTCACAGGTCAGTAATACCTTATTGAGTGTCTGCACAGATAGATTTTTCTAAACCTCTTAAACCTGTTGCCATATTTGAACTTCTGCTGTATTTCaatcttttcaaaaatgtaactATAACTTCTGAACACGCCACAAGCATGCTCCACAGCTGACAGTCCAAACCTGACAGTCCAAATGTTTCTGTGCTAGTGGTAGTGTAGTGAGTAGATGTATTAGATGTTTTCCACTGATTGTTGCAAAAAAACTGTTGCTGTTTCTGTGATTAGAATGCCGCTGATGAAGGGAAAGACTGCTCGGGAGCGTCTGATGGAGAGGGGTAAATGGGATGAGTACAGACGAAAGCATCCGTACAGCCCAATGGCCAAGTTCATGCAGACGGGAACCGAGCCAATGACCAACGATGCAGATGTGAGTGCATTTCATATACGCATTTCACAGCAGCAGTTTAAGACCTGTGACCTGTTCTAATACTGGCCCGTTACAGCTGTCCTACTATGGTGTGATCTCCATTGGCACCCCACCCCAGTCCTTCTCTGTCATCTTTGATACTGGctcctccaacctgtgggtgcCATCTGTCTACTGCACCTCCAGCACAGCCTGTCGTATGTACTACCCGTAAACTGTATGCAAAGTATTTCTATATATAGTTTATGGTACTGTAGCACACATTGTATGGGTGTCATAATGAAACATAAGCTCTCAAATCCTTGGAAATGGTTGGAAATTTCATTGATTTCTGTTAGTATGCAAACAtttaactgataaaaaaaaaaaacacctggattTCTGAAGGTGAAATGTAAATTTACCAACACCTCTGATGATGAGATTTAATAGGACTGGGCAATATAGGAATAAAAATGTCATTGGGATCTGATCAGATATTTTggtgatattattattttgtgattcACTGCTACCCTGTTTAATACAGCTCTATGTCCCTACACACTTTTCCCCATCCTTTCTTCCCATTGGTCGGTCTCTATCATACCAAGATACTACTACAAATGTTTGGCATATATCCTACCCCTAAGTGCTGCTGACTAAACACAATTGAAAAAGTTTACTGTGGACATAAATACTTTCCCTTTGCTCCTCTTTTTCTGTTGCAGAGAACCACAATCAGTTCAATCCCTCTAAGTCATCTACCTTTACTTGGGGAGGCCAGTCTCTTTCCATCCAGTACGGCACTGGGAGCATGAATGGATATTTGGGCAGCGATAATGTTGAGGTAACTCTATCCACAGGAGGGAgtaataaattacattttctcCTATAATTTTAGGcttgttttttaatttgtacatttgaTTAAGTATTCAGGCAACAGTTTCTGCTGTCCAGTGGACTACTAGGGAAATGACTATCGAATTTAATATACACTTCAGATATGACATTATATTTGCTAATACTTTATTAACACTTGATAGCAATTTGCATACATTGATGTCTAATAGCATTTCACAGTACAGTTTGAAACCAGTCTTGTCCCTGTGTTGCATTAGGTTGGGGGCATCACTGTGAAAAATCAAGTGTTTGGGTTGAGTCAGAGTGAGGCAGACTTCATGGCTGAGATGGCGGCAGACGGTATCCTGGGCCTGGCCTTCCAGTCCATTGCCTCTGACAACGTGATGCCAGTCTTCAAAAACATGGTCTCACAGAGCCTGGTGGCACAGCCCCTGTTCTCTGTCTATCTGAGCAGGTAATACTAACTTGCATACTCCAAATACTCTTCATGATAGAAGTCACTGCAGTGCAGATAGCCCCTCCTCTTCATAGTACAATTTCACCATAGAAAAGAGTGgagttttatttacatatttattgttGACTACGTGACATGTCTGAAATGTACATGTATGACTCAGACTCTGAATTTGTTTTGCGACtatgtacagagcagtgggcagagataaggggtaggtgaaaacagaacattttcaagcactcaagccttgaatgcaggacaatgcaggatcacatgcatgaatcaatcaaaacttTGAGTAAGGTAACGATaagggaacactgttataactAGGATAAAAGTTCACTGAAATAGATTTGACATATGCCTCCTATAATGTGCCATTTTTGTCACTGATAGCAATGATCAGCAGGGCAGTGAGGTGATCTTTGGAGGAGTTGACAGCACCCACTACACTGGGTCAATCACCTGGATCCCCCTGAGCTCTGCTACTTACTGGCAGATTAACATGGACAGGTACTCAGTGAAAATCCACCTCCAACATCGACCCGTTAAATGACCTCACTAATATGGTCTATTTGTTTTAAGTGTGACCATTAATGGACAGACCGTTGCCTGTTCCGGAGGCTGCCAGGCCATCATCGACACAGGCACCTCCCTCATCGTCGGCCCAAACACGGACATCAACAACATCAACTCCTGGGTCGGAGCATCAGTCAACCAGTACGGAGAGGTGAGTCATCCCATTATACCAGAACACTGACCACAATTTTCCATCGTTTCCTGGACCCAAAGTAAGCAAAAATCTTTACTCTGACGTCAAAAGTTTCAAATGAAAATAACTAATAAGACCTGGTAACTTGTGGTGGGGCTGGAAAGTTAAagacacaaataaatatatgaaaggGCTTTAACACAGAGATCTTCTGTGCTTCATGTTATAGGCCATCGTGAACTGCCAGAACATCCAGAGCATGCCTGATGTTACCTTCAGTCTGAATGGAAGCTCCTTCACGGTCCCTGCCTCTGCCTACGTCTCCCAGGTGAAAACACTTAACTATCACGAGTTCCTCTTAACTGTGcaaaaaaatggtttaaataaTGTGGGTTTACTGCTTCTTTTTAGACCTTCTATATGACTGGGTTATTCTTGGttaaatcctgttttagacttggATTTAAGCTTGATTACCTCTGGTGTAGAACTTGTTTCTACCTGGTCTGGTTTTGGCCCGGTTAAGTCTTTACTAGTTTATGAGTGTGTTGTTAGTTTGTTTCAACTTGATCTACTTGATCTGTCTCACCAAAACTTAGCCTGGTAACTagtgtcagctgcttgtctctaggttggaaaaaataaatacaacttcatCGTGACAATTTTGCTTTAAATGCTTACTTTAAATCAGGGCTGtccaaaagttttgtcattcAGGGCCACATATAAACATGCATGACGCAGAGTGCAACACCATTCTAAATGTTGCATTTGATGTAGGTTTGACTGAGCAACTGCACTTTTAATAAGGCACACAACATTAAAGTTATGTCAGTATCACATCACAATGTGTGTTATTTAGGTATcatatcatccatccatccatcaattttcttccatcatatcatatcattattcaaacattcaagtactactatcactactactactttggaTTATTTAGGCCAA harbors:
- the lamtor5 gene encoding ragulator complex protein LAMTOR5, with product MEWTLEQHLDDTMKNPSVVGVLCTDQQGHNLGCRGSLSDEHGGVVSVLAKQASCLTRDPTDTPTVCLESESGNILIRSHGTITVAVHKIAS
- the prok1 gene encoding prokineticin-1, whose amino-acid sequence is MGFRAMLLSVLLLSLHLSRAAVITGACERDLQCGLGLCCAVSLWLRGLRMCVPRGVEGDECHPFSHKVPYHGKRLHHTCPCLPHLVCTRYADNKYKCTEDFKNLDF
- the LOC117374079 gene encoding pepsin A-like → MKCLVIVLLALVTLSECLHRMPLMKGKTARERLMERGKWDEYRRKHPYSPMAKFMQTGTEPMTNDADLSYYGVISIGTPPQSFSVIFDTGSSNLWVPSVYCTSSTACQNHNQFNPSKSSTFTWGGQSLSIQYGTGSMNGYLGSDNVEVGGITVKNQVFGLSQSEADFMAEMAADGILGLAFQSIASDNVMPVFKNMVSQSLVAQPLFSVYLSSNDQQGSEVIFGGVDSTHYTGSITWIPLSSATYWQINMDSVTINGQTVACSGGCQAIIDTGTSLIVGPNTDINNINSWVGASVNQYGEAIVNCQNIQSMPDVTFSLNGSSFTVPASAYVSQSSNSCSTGFGQGGTEPLWILGDVFIREYYAIFDTQTQYIGLAKSV